A genomic region of Anas acuta chromosome 1, bAnaAcu1.1, whole genome shotgun sequence contains the following coding sequences:
- the UBL3 gene encoding ubiquitin-like protein 3, with protein sequence MSSGVPADMINLRLILVSGKTKEFLFSPNDSAADIAKHVYDNWPMDWEEEQVSSPNILRLIYQGRFLHGNVTLGALKLPFGKTTVMHLVARETLPEPNSQGQRNREKTGESNCCVIL encoded by the exons ATAAATTTGCGCCTCATCTTGGTGAGCGGGAAAACGAAAGAGTTCTTGTTCTCACCAAATGACTCTGCTGCAGATATTGCGAAGCACGTGTACGACAACTGGCCGATGG acTGGGAAGAAGAGCAAGTCAGCAGTCCAAATATCTTGCGGCTTATTTATCAAGGGAGGTTTCTTCATGGCAATGTGACACTAGGAg catTAAAACTTCCTTTTGGCAAAACAACAGTGATGCATTTGGTGGCTAGAGAGACATTGCCAGAACCAAATTCTCAAG GTCAAAGGAACCGTGAAAAAACTGGAGAAAGCAATTGCTGTGTAATCCTGTAA